From Brochothrix thermosphacta DSM 20171 = FSL F6-1036, a single genomic window includes:
- a CDS encoding NAD(P)/FAD-dependent oxidoreductase has translation MTDLHEELYDITIIGGGPAGLFSAFYGGLRSAKVKIIETLPTLGGQLSMLYPEKFIYDVAGFPKIKAQELADRLIEQAESFKPTICLEEEVLELNHTDDGCVQLVTNKGVHLSKTVIITAGNGAFEPRRVDIENASLLEGQHVHYYIKDMNRFAGKNVAICGGGDSAVDWALMLEPIAQSVSLIHRRDAFRAHESSVQRLRDSSVKLITPYVPTDLTIADAGHLTSVLLKKMKSGEESAVEIDDFIVNYGFISTLGPIKTWELELEKNTIVVNSRMETNRKGIYAVGDVCTYPGKVALIATGLGEAPTAVNNAMNYINPKTRVQPMHSTSMFGQ, from the coding sequence TTGACGGATTTACATGAAGAACTATATGATATTACAATTATCGGCGGTGGACCCGCTGGTTTATTTTCAGCATTTTATGGTGGTTTAAGAAGCGCTAAAGTTAAAATAATCGAGACGCTCCCCACTTTGGGTGGTCAACTTTCAATGCTTTATCCTGAAAAATTCATCTATGATGTGGCAGGATTTCCTAAGATAAAAGCTCAAGAATTAGCAGATAGATTAATTGAACAAGCAGAGTCCTTTAAACCGACCATTTGTTTAGAAGAAGAGGTTTTAGAACTTAATCATACCGACGATGGTTGTGTCCAACTTGTGACAAATAAAGGTGTGCATTTATCGAAAACAGTTATTATAACAGCCGGAAACGGCGCGTTTGAACCACGTCGTGTTGATATCGAAAACGCATCTCTTTTAGAAGGTCAACACGTGCATTACTATATTAAAGATATGAACCGTTTTGCGGGGAAAAACGTTGCGATATGCGGCGGCGGCGATTCTGCTGTGGATTGGGCGTTAATGTTAGAACCGATTGCGCAATCCGTTTCATTAATTCATCGACGTGATGCCTTTCGTGCACACGAAAGTAGTGTGCAAAGATTACGAGATTCATCAGTTAAGTTGATTACGCCTTATGTACCCACAGACTTAACAATTGCCGATGCGGGACATCTTACAAGCGTCCTTTTGAAAAAAATGAAATCAGGCGAAGAATCAGCTGTTGAGATTGATGATTTTATCGTCAACTATGGTTTTATTTCAACGCTTGGCCCCATTAAGACATGGGAGTTAGAATTGGAAAAAAACACAATCGTTGTCAACTCTCGTATGGAAACAAATCGTAAGGGGATTTATGCGGTGGGTGATGTTTGTACCTATCCTGGTAAAGTTGCTTTAATTGCTACTGGACTTGGTGAAGCGCCTACTGCAGTAAACAATGCCATGAATTATATCAACCCAAAAACACGTGTACAACCGATGCATTCAACAAGCATGTTCGGTCAATAG